The following are encoded together in the Xanthomonas vesicatoria ATCC 35937 genome:
- a CDS encoding sugar O-acetyltransferase, which yields MQTEKQKMLAGELYSATDAQLQADQAAAAEWMLRYNAAVVHTAAQRHALLRERLADVGDGAVIRAPFHCDYGYNIRLGAGVFLNFNCVILDICEVHIGDGTQIGPGVQIYAADHPRDAAGRASGLEFGRPIRIGRNVWIGGGAIILPGVTIGDDALIGAGAVVTRDVPAGATAVGNPARLRETRPDPDAVATD from the coding sequence ATGCAGACAGAAAAACAGAAGATGCTGGCAGGCGAACTGTACAGCGCGACCGATGCGCAGCTGCAGGCCGATCAGGCGGCCGCGGCCGAATGGATGCTGCGCTATAACGCAGCTGTCGTGCACACGGCCGCACAGCGACATGCACTGTTGCGGGAGCGCCTGGCCGACGTTGGGGACGGTGCGGTGATTCGTGCGCCGTTCCATTGCGATTATGGCTACAACATCCGTTTGGGTGCCGGGGTGTTTCTCAACTTCAACTGCGTGATCCTGGATATCTGCGAGGTGCACATTGGCGACGGCACGCAGATCGGCCCCGGTGTGCAGATCTACGCGGCCGATCACCCGCGCGATGCCGCCGGGCGTGCCAGCGGCCTGGAATTCGGGCGGCCGATCCGCATCGGGCGCAATGTGTGGATCGGCGGCGGGGCGATCATCCTGCCGGGCGTGACCATCGGCGACGATGCGTTGATCGGCGCCGGTGCGGTGGTGACCCGCGATGTACCGGCAGGCGCGACAGCGGTCGGCAATCCGGCGCGCCTGCGCGAGACGCGCCCGGACCCGGATGCGGTTGCCACCGATTGA
- the uvrD gene encoding DNA helicase II — protein sequence MDVSHLLDHLNPAQREAVSAPPGHYLVLAGAGSGKTRVLIHRIAWLNEVQGVPNHGIFAVTFTNKAAGEMRHRTDLQLRNGSRGMWIGTFHGLAHRLLRLHWQDARLPEGFQVMDSDDQLRLVKRVVQSLELDESKYPPKQMSWWINEQKDEGRRPQHIQPEPNDDWTEVRRQVYAAYQERCDRSGLLDFAELLLRAHELLRDTPALLAHYRARFREILVDEFQDTNAIQYAFVRVLAGETGHVFVVGDDDQAIYGWRGAKVENVQRFLKDFPGAQTVRLEQNYRSSANILGAANAVIAHNPDRIGKQLWTDSGDGDPIDLYAAYNEVDEARYAVERARQWVRDGGSYGEVAVLYRSNAQSRALEEALISEQLPYRVYGGMRFFERAEIKDALAYLRLLTNRSDDAAFERAVNTPTRGIGDRTLDEVRRLARANALSLWEAAMLATQENSLAARARNALAGFLSLVGQLHAETGQMELAERIDHVLMRSGLREHWAKESRGGLDSESRTENLDELVSVASRFTRPDDEDSQGMTELVAFLAYASLEAGEGQAQAGEEGVQLMTLHSAKGLEFPIVFLVGLEDGLFPSARSLEESGRLEEERRLAYVGITRARQKLVLCYAESRRIHGQDNYNVPSRFLREIPRDLLNEVRPKVQVSRTASLGAARGGPVHGIVETAPIKLGANVEHPTFGGGVVVDYEGAGAHARVQVQFDEVGAKWLVMAYANLTVV from the coding sequence GTGGATGTCTCTCATTTGCTCGATCATTTAAACCCCGCCCAGCGCGAGGCCGTTTCCGCACCGCCGGGGCATTACCTCGTGCTGGCCGGCGCCGGCTCCGGCAAGACGCGCGTGCTGATCCATCGCATTGCCTGGCTCAACGAAGTCCAGGGCGTGCCCAACCACGGCATCTTCGCGGTGACCTTCACCAACAAGGCGGCCGGCGAAATGCGCCACCGTACCGACTTGCAGCTGCGCAACGGCAGCCGCGGGATGTGGATCGGCACCTTCCATGGGCTGGCCCATCGCTTGCTGCGTCTGCATTGGCAGGACGCGCGGTTGCCCGAAGGCTTCCAGGTCATGGACAGCGACGACCAGTTGCGCCTGGTCAAACGCGTGGTGCAGTCGCTGGAGCTGGACGAGAGCAAGTATCCGCCCAAGCAGATGAGCTGGTGGATTAACGAGCAGAAGGACGAAGGCCGCCGCCCGCAGCACATCCAGCCCGAGCCCAACGACGACTGGACCGAAGTGCGCCGGCAGGTATACGCCGCCTATCAGGAGCGCTGCGACCGCTCCGGCCTGCTGGATTTTGCCGAGCTGCTGCTGCGCGCGCATGAGCTGCTGCGCGACACCCCGGCATTGCTGGCGCATTACCGCGCGCGCTTCCGCGAGATCCTGGTGGACGAGTTCCAGGACACCAACGCCATCCAGTACGCTTTCGTGCGCGTGCTGGCCGGCGAGACCGGGCATGTGTTCGTGGTCGGCGACGACGACCAGGCCATCTATGGCTGGCGCGGTGCCAAGGTCGAAAACGTACAGCGCTTTTTGAAGGACTTCCCCGGCGCGCAGACGGTGCGGCTGGAGCAGAACTACCGTTCCAGCGCCAATATCCTGGGCGCGGCCAATGCGGTGATCGCGCACAACCCTGACCGGATCGGCAAGCAGCTATGGACCGACTCGGGCGATGGCGATCCGATCGATCTGTATGCGGCCTACAACGAAGTGGACGAAGCGCGCTATGCGGTCGAGCGTGCACGCCAGTGGGTGCGCGATGGCGGCAGCTATGGCGAAGTGGCTGTGCTGTATCGCAGTAACGCGCAGTCGCGCGCGCTGGAAGAAGCGCTGATCTCCGAGCAGTTGCCGTACCGCGTGTACGGCGGCATGCGCTTCTTCGAGCGCGCCGAAATCAAGGACGCGCTGGCCTACTTGCGCTTGCTCACCAATCGCAGCGATGACGCCGCGTTCGAACGCGCGGTCAACACACCCACCCGCGGCATCGGCGATCGCACGCTGGACGAAGTGCGTCGTCTGGCGCGTGCCAATGCGCTGTCGTTGTGGGAAGCGGCGATGTTGGCCACGCAGGAAAACAGCCTGGCCGCGCGTGCGCGTAACGCCCTGGCCGGCTTCCTGAGCCTGGTCGGCCAGCTGCATGCCGAAACCGGGCAGATGGAACTGGCCGAACGCATCGACCATGTGTTGATGCGCTCGGGCCTGCGCGAGCATTGGGCCAAGGAAAGTCGCGGCGGGCTGGATTCGGAATCGCGCACAGAGAACCTGGACGAACTGGTCTCGGTGGCCTCGCGCTTCACCCGCCCGGACGACGAAGACAGCCAGGGCATGACCGAACTGGTCGCCTTCCTCGCCTATGCCTCGCTGGAGGCCGGCGAAGGCCAGGCGCAGGCCGGCGAAGAAGGCGTGCAGCTGATGACGCTGCATTCGGCCAAGGGTCTGGAATTTCCGATCGTGTTTTTGGTCGGGCTGGAGGATGGCCTGTTCCCGAGCGCGCGTTCGCTGGAAGAGAGCGGCCGGTTGGAAGAAGAGCGGCGTTTGGCGTACGTGGGCATCACCCGCGCGCGGCAGAAACTGGTGCTGTGCTACGCCGAATCGCGGCGCATCCACGGCCAGGACAACTACAACGTGCCTTCGCGCTTCCTGCGCGAGATCCCGCGCGATCTGCTCAACGAAGTGCGCCCGAAGGTGCAGGTCTCGCGGACTGCGTCGTTGGGCGCGGCGCGTGGCGGCCCGGTGCATGGCATTGTCGAAACCGCACCGATCAAGCTCGGCGCCAATGTCGAGCACCCTACCTTCGGTGGCGGCGTGGTCGTGGACTACGAAGGTGCCGGTGCGCATGCGCGGGTGCAGGTGCAGTTCGACGAAGTCGGCGCCAAGTGGCTGGTGATGGCCTACGCGAACCTGACGGTGGTGTAG
- a CDS encoding FAD/NAD(P)-binding protein, with protein MNQSRDPGDAVIAIIGGGASGVLVALQLLHQATTPLQIVLIEPHPVLGEGVAYSTARPEHLLNVPAARMSALVDAPQDFVAYLREHACCPELDDAQLAQHFVGRRHYAPYLRERLQAAVAASPASLHVRSARVQRLQPTAQGAQLQLDDGHTLQADAVVLAVGNALRPLPVRGAAGLSPTQRVEAWDTEAVVALPPEAAVCIVGSGLSMADTVVTLAAQAHRGAVHVVSRHGLLPLPHAHGSSADFDPQPLLALSLRARLRRLRQLARDAQAQGRPWQSVMERIRPLSQALWQTLSVGDQRRFLRHVVRYWDVHRHRIAAPVHAQLQAMQARGQLQLHRARLDVAFEVGACVRVSAGAASAGHALQLDVHTLVNATGVEMRVQAMRNPLLQQLLGQGVAVAGPHGIGVDTDADGCLIDADGRANRRLRAIGSLRIGSLWESLAVPELREQAQAIARDVLVMLGVVPFSPREKVPRRGG; from the coding sequence ATGAACCAATCGCGTGATCCCGGCGATGCAGTGATCGCCATCATCGGAGGCGGCGCTTCCGGCGTGCTGGTGGCATTGCAGCTGCTGCATCAGGCAACCACGCCGCTGCAGATCGTGTTGATCGAGCCGCACCCGGTGCTGGGCGAGGGTGTGGCGTATTCCACCGCGCGGCCCGAGCATCTGTTGAACGTGCCCGCCGCGCGCATGAGTGCGCTGGTCGATGCGCCGCAGGACTTCGTTGCCTATCTGCGCGAGCATGCGTGTTGCCCGGAGCTGGACGATGCGCAGCTGGCGCAGCACTTCGTGGGGCGGCGGCATTACGCGCCGTACCTGCGTGAGCGCCTGCAGGCTGCAGTTGCCGCCAGTCCGGCCAGCCTGCACGTGCGCAGCGCACGTGTGCAGCGGCTGCAACCCACGGCGCAGGGCGCGCAGTTACAGCTGGACGATGGACACACGCTGCAAGCCGATGCCGTGGTGCTGGCGGTGGGCAATGCGTTGCGGCCGCTGCCGGTGCGCGGCGCTGCCGGCCTGTCGCCAACCCAGCGCGTCGAGGCCTGGGACACCGAGGCAGTGGTTGCGCTGCCGCCGGAGGCGGCGGTGTGCATCGTCGGTTCCGGCCTGAGCATGGCCGACACTGTGGTGACGCTGGCTGCGCAGGCGCATCGCGGCGCGGTGCATGTGGTCTCGCGGCACGGTCTGTTGCCGTTGCCGCACGCGCATGGCAGCAGCGCCGACTTCGATCCACAACCGCTGCTGGCACTGTCGCTACGCGCGCGCCTGCGCCGCCTGCGCCAGCTTGCGCGGGATGCACAGGCGCAGGGGCGGCCGTGGCAAAGCGTGATGGAACGGATCCGCCCGTTGAGCCAGGCGCTGTGGCAGACGCTGTCGGTGGGCGATCAACGCCGCTTCCTGCGGCATGTGGTGCGCTATTGGGATGTACATCGGCATCGCATTGCAGCGCCAGTGCATGCGCAGTTGCAGGCGATGCAGGCGCGTGGGCAACTGCAGTTGCATCGGGCGCGGCTGGATGTGGCCTTTGAGGTGGGTGCATGCGTGCGCGTGAGCGCGGGCGCTGCCAGTGCCGGGCATGCGTTGCAGTTGGATGTGCACACCCTGGTCAATGCCACGGGCGTGGAAATGCGTGTGCAGGCAATGCGTAACCCGTTGCTGCAGCAGTTGCTGGGGCAGGGCGTCGCAGTGGCCGGGCCGCATGGGATCGGGGTGGACACCGACGCCGATGGCTGTCTGATCGATGCCGATGGTCGCGCCAATCGGCGGCTGCGGGCGATCGGAAGTCTACGCATCGGGTCGCTGTGGGAGAGCCTGGCGGTGCCTGAGTTGCGCGAGCAGGCGCAGGCAATTGCGCGGGATGTGTTGGTAATGCTGGGCGTTGTTCCCTTCTCCCCTCGGGAGAAGGTGCCCCGAAGGGGCGGATGA